The sequence GGTATTCAAAAGGACATAACAACCACAGCCACCCTGGGCGGCTATACCATCGCTGTTCAACGAAAGCAGCTAAACGATTACGCCGAACCGGTTTGGCCAATAATGCAGCGTTGAGTTCTACCACTATTAAACCTCTTAATCCGCGGCGCGGCTATTCTCGTCGCCCTCTTCGGGTGTCTGAGTGGTTAAACTCAAGTTGCCATAGCCCATATCTCCCGCGAGATCCATCACCGAAATAACAATTTGATAAGGCGTGTTTGCATCTCCTGTGATAATAAACGGTACACCAGTATTGCCGCCGCCCACGTCTAATATTGCAGTACGGAGCGTGTTTATCTGTTTGTTCACCAAAGCTCGACCGTTTACTGAATACCCTCCGTGGGAATCAACAACAACTTCAATTTGATCCACAACTGTAGGCTGTTTATCGCCAACGGCTTCCGGTAAATCAATTTTTAAATGCGTTTCTTTGGTAAAGGTTGTTGAAACCATAAAAAATATCAACAATAAAAAAACCACGTCGATGAGCGGTGTAAGGTTAACCTGTTCTTCTGCTTTTACTTGTCGCTTAAATTGCATTGAAGCACCTGATTTTCGCTGAGCCTATATTTACGACGCTTTCACATCAACGCGACGATCGCTATGCAACGCATCGACTAACTTGATAGCCTCTTGCTCCATGGTCACAACCAGAGTGTCCACACGGCGAACATAGAACCGGTGCGCCATCATTGCGGGAATGGCTACACACAACCCCGCGGCAGTGGTAATCAACGCTTCCGAAATACCGCCCGCCAATACGGCTGCATTACCGGCACCTTCTAGGTTAAGCGCCGTAAAAACCTTAATCATTCCAATAACAGTGCCCAGCAAACCTAATAGAGGTGCTATAGCGGCTATGGTGCCCAAAGCACCTAAATAGCGCTCCATTTCATGCACAACTTGGCTGGCGGCTTCTTCAATACTATCCTTCATTACATCGCGACCATGGCGAGAATTACTCAAACCCGCAGCCAATATACGCCCCAATTGAGACGATCGACGGAGTTCACGTAGCTTGTCACTATCCAGCTTATTTTCTTGTATCCACTTCCACACCTGCCCCAACTGGTGACGCGGTGCAATCTTTGTTGGGTTAAGTGTCCAGTAGCGCTCGATACTGATGGCAATTACGGCAATAGAACAAACAACAATCGGCAACATCAACCAGCCGCCCGAGGTAAGAATCTCTAACACTACTTACTCCTAAAAATGAGTTTCAGGGGTTATTTACGCGTGAGAATGCACGCCTAACCCTCTGTTTTATAGGGCGTTATGATACCCGATAAAGTTAAGTTGTAGGGGTGAAAATGGGGGAAATGCTATCTATACCACGGCTTAACCAACATTGTACGTGCCGTTTCGACCGTTAAATGCCCTTGCGTATCCCATCTAAATCCAATGGCCCCTTGCAGATCTGTACGCAATATAGTCGCACCTACAGCGGTATAACGCTCAAGCACTCGTAGGTGAGGATGATGGTACCGATTGTTATAGCCAGCACTCATGACCGCATATTGAGGGTTAAGATGTTTAACCAGTGCTAGAGACGATGACGTTTTACTGCCATGGTGGGGCACTATTAGCACATCGACATCGCGTGGTAACTCGCCACTGCGCATCAATTCACGCTCAACAGGTTTTTCTATATCACCTAGAAACAAAAGCCTAAAGTGATTCGATTCAACCAACAGTACGCACGAATAATTATTGGCCTCTTGAATATGGCTCTGCGTGTTGGGCCACAATACTCGAAAATCCAACCCTGCGGCCCGCCACACACTACCCGCCTCACATTTCGCCGGATGAGTGTCAGCCTTAGGTAAGCGCTCTGGTTGCCCCGCAATAACATTGCTGGTATCCAATTCCTCTACCAGCGATAGATACCCGCCCGCATGGTCGTTATCCCCATGGCTAACGACCATGGTCTCTAACGTATGAATACCTCGAGACCGAAGATAAGGTGCTACAACACGGCTTCCCATATCAAAGCCTTCCCCATAACGGGCGCCAGTATCGTATAGCACCGTATGGTTAGGCGCTTCTAATGTAACCGCTAAACCTTGCTGAACATCCAAAACCCGCATTTGCAGCAGCAAAGAATCAGATGAAGCGCGGTATACCAAGGGACGAACAACCAATACCGCGCCCAATATCACCCCTAAGATGCGCACATTTAGGCCCCTAGGTGACAACAACAGTACGACGGTGAGCAACGCCCCCACTCCCGATAACAACGTAATTTCCGGCACCCAATACCCGTACCACTCGATGCCCGACAGCCACTCTAAATACTGCCAAAGGTAACTGAATAACGTTGAAGTGAAAGCAATAAATTCGATGGATAAAGACGGTGCAAACGGAGCCAGTAGTACGGCTAGCAGCAGCAATGGCACAATAAAAAAAGATACAAAAGGTACAGCAATTAGATTAGCCACTGGGGCCAACAACGTCGCTGGCATACCCAAAAAACCGAGCGGTAGGAATAAACCAATCAACAACCAAAACTGCGCTTTAGTTAATGCTTTAAGCATTGCGAAACGCCCACGTGCGCTGCGCCGCCACCCAAAAACAAACACCAGTATTGCAACAGCGGCAAAACTCAACCAAAAGCCGGGCGATAAGAAAGCAAAAGGGTCCAAGAGCACAACGCAGACTAATGCGACCAAAAAAACAAACCAAACATTTAACCGCCTACCACACGCCCATGCCACACCAAACAACACTACCATTACCAAAGCCCGCTGAGTTGGTATGGCAAAACCCGCTAAACCCGCATAAAAGGTGGCCATAGCGATAGACACTAAAGGCGCGATCCAGCGGAGGCCTGCTTGTCGCCAGAGCGCTAAAGCATGTGCCAACAATAAACCTAGCCAGTAGCCTATTGTGGCCACCAAACCAATATGCAGCCCAGAAATCGCCATTAAATGCACCGTACCCGTTTGGCGTAATACTCGCCATTGTGAGCCGCTAATATCCGACTTATCCCCAAGTAACAGCGCCTTTAGCAATGGTAATGACGACGCCTCAGCAACCTCCCCGTCTTTCCCCAAGTCAAACAGTTGGCCCATAAGCGCAAAGCGCCACCGTTCAAAATTTACGCCACCGGCTGCGTTACTGCCGAGCACTTTTGTCACAGGCTGTTTATCACGAACATACCCCGTTGCCACAACATCTTGCCCTAGCAACCAGGCCTGATAGTCAAAGCCACTTGGGTTTACCGCGCCTCGTGGGCGCTTTAATCGCGCGGTAAACTGCCAACGTTCGCCGGGTTCTAGCGGCTCGGCCGAACGCGCCTGATACCAACTTAAACGCAGTTTATGACCCACCTGTAAAATAGCGCTATTTGACGGCAGGTCGATGGTATCTATCTGAAAATAAAAACTCGTGCTTTTACGGTAAGCACTGTGCTGTGTCACTTTGGGCATACTCACTATCTGCCCCGTAACAGGAATATCGGCGCCTTCTAACGCTGCCGGTAATTGGGCATTTATAAGCAGTGCAATGCGATAACCGTTAACAACAAAACCCACTATCCCTACCACGAGA is a genomic window of Teredinibacter purpureus containing:
- a CDS encoding ExbD/TolR family protein, giving the protein MQFKRQVKAEEQVNLTPLIDVVFLLLIFFMVSTTFTKETHLKIDLPEAVGDKQPTVVDQIEVVVDSHGGYSVNGRALVNKQINTLRTAILDVGGGNTGVPFIITGDANTPYQIVISVMDLAGDMGYGNLSLTTQTPEEGDENSRAAD
- a CDS encoding MotA/TolQ/ExbB proton channel family protein, which translates into the protein MLEILTSGGWLMLPIVVCSIAVIAISIERYWTLNPTKIAPRHQLGQVWKWIQENKLDSDKLRELRRSSQLGRILAAGLSNSRHGRDVMKDSIEEAASQVVHEMERYLGALGTIAAIAPLLGLLGTVIGMIKVFTALNLEGAGNAAVLAGGISEALITTAAGLCVAIPAMMAHRFYVRRVDTLVVTMEQEAIKLVDALHSDRRVDVKAS
- a CDS encoding DNA internalization-related competence protein ComEC/Rec2; protein product: MDTKITMLPSFTRTIYRRFLLLLLFALGAGLPVILRISYDQFTTLLYGLTAVAVVCCLCAFVLRHYRWPLCILVVGIVGFVVNGYRIALLINAQLPAALEGADIPVTGQIVSMPKVTQHSAYRKSTSFYFQIDTIDLPSNSAILQVGHKLRLSWYQARSAEPLEPGERWQFTARLKRPRGAVNPSGFDYQAWLLGQDVVATGYVRDKQPVTKVLGSNAAGGVNFERWRFALMGQLFDLGKDGEVAEASSLPLLKALLLGDKSDISGSQWRVLRQTGTVHLMAISGLHIGLVATIGYWLGLLLAHALALWRQAGLRWIAPLVSIAMATFYAGLAGFAIPTQRALVMVVLFGVAWACGRRLNVWFVFLVALVCVVLLDPFAFLSPGFWLSFAAVAILVFVFGWRRSARGRFAMLKALTKAQFWLLIGLFLPLGFLGMPATLLAPVANLIAVPFVSFFIVPLLLLAVLLAPFAPSLSIEFIAFTSTLFSYLWQYLEWLSGIEWYGYWVPEITLLSGVGALLTVVLLLSPRGLNVRILGVILGAVLVVRPLVYRASSDSLLLQMRVLDVQQGLAVTLEAPNHTVLYDTGARYGEGFDMGSRVVAPYLRSRGIHTLETMVVSHGDNDHAGGYLSLVEELDTSNVIAGQPERLPKADTHPAKCEAGSVWRAAGLDFRVLWPNTQSHIQEANNYSCVLLVESNHFRLLFLGDIEKPVERELMRSGELPRDVDVLIVPHHGSKTSSSLALVKHLNPQYAVMSAGYNNRYHHPHLRVLERYTAVGATILRTDLQGAIGFRWDTQGHLTVETARTMLVKPWYR